From Triticum urartu cultivar G1812 chromosome 2, Tu2.1, whole genome shotgun sequence, a single genomic window includes:
- the LOC125536116 gene encoding probable histone acetyltransferase HAC-like 1 isoform X1, whose translation MNQVGGAGDGMPPRQNQMRDVVDRSAGVDPKFMVLRINTRQKIFEYIERKQPSAIWRRRLPDLASRLEEILFREYPNKREYYNMTKGPIEPHLQFAMKLSSVRNRQRQQNRQLSRQITCSPCYGIMIVTPGITQGASENSRMSFVAGNTGPLSSGANMVPQNTNMGTLLPGEAPNEHVNTLLSLGMNSTHHDCSGACNNHREIDMVEAPETNRLLAPHASVKEVAKKPKFSCPVCWNELTDASSTICGHIFCQKCIEASIQAQKKCPTCRRTLTMKDFHRVHLPTMD comes from the exons ATGAATCAGGTCGGTGGTGCTGGCGACGGGATGCCGCCGCGGCAAAATCAGATGCGGGATGTGGTGGACCGCTCAGCAGGGGTCGATCCCAAGTTCATGGTGCTGCGCATCAATACTCGACAGAAGAT ATTCGAGTACATAGAAAGGAAGCAACCATCGGCTatctggcggcggcggctgccgGACCTTGCGAGCCGGCTTGAGGAAATCTTGTTTAGAGAATACCCAAACAAG AGGGAGTACTACAATATGACAAAGGGGCCGATTGAGCCCCACTTGCAGTTTGCCATGAAGCTCTCGAGTGTTCGGAATCGGCAACGACAACAGAACCGACAATTGTCAAGGCAGATAACATGTTCCCCTTGCTATGGGATAATGATTGTGACACCTGGTATCACGCAAGGCGCAAGTGAGAATTCTAGAATGTCTTTCGTGGCAGGCAACACTGGCCCTTTGTCGTCGGGTGCAAACATGGTTCCGCAGAACACCAACATGGGTACCTTGCTGCCAG GGGAAGCTCCCAATGAGCATGTGAACACACTGCTATCTCTGGGGATGAACTCTACACACCATGACTGCTCGGGAGCGTGCAACAACCACCGTGAAATAGACATGGTGGAAGCACCTGAAACCAACAGACTCTTG GCACCCCATGCATCCGTGAAGGAGGTCGCAAAGAAACCAAAGTTCAGCTGCCCAGTCTGCTGGAACGAGCTGACCGATGCGTCATCGACCATCTGCGGCCACATCTTCTGCCAGAAGTGCATTGAGGCATCCATCCAGGCTCAGAAGAAGTGCCCTACCTGCCGTAGGACGCTGACCATGAAGGATTTCCACCGTGTCCACCTCCCGACGATGGACTGA